In Brassica napus cultivar Da-Ae chromosome A3, Da-Ae, whole genome shotgun sequence, the sequence CCTAAggcaagttttaaaaataaatttatttataaccgtaatgaaaataattttctaatatgATCTATTATTTTCACCAAATACACAAGTCTAATACAATAaaagaataattttataacataaatatgttatattatgtcatatagaaaaaaaatacatgaattcaaaaaataaattaattaattttggtagaaatgtttttttttaataagtctaAACCACTATactagaaattattttaaattttggggcCCTAAAAACAGTCATATTAATCGGGGGCCTGAGTCGAATGCCTTTTTCGATACACTGTAGGCACGCCTCTGATAAGACTTTACAATAACATATGTTCGTATCTAAAAAACGGTATGTATATAACAACAACGGAGAGCGAATATCTGCTTTCTATAAAAATTTGAATCTCTACGTATTCAGATTGATGAAGGATTATGTTTATGGTCAGCCGACATGTCTCACCTTTGATCGAACATTAAGCTTTTTTGGCACAATTCTGTTGTTTGGTACTAGTTCTCTGTCATTGTGTATAGAGAATACCATAAATAGCAATAAAATAggttttttgaccaaaaaaaaaaaaaaaaaagcaataaaataggtttttgttcaaaaaaaataacacaCCAAAAGAAACGTGTAAAACATGCTTGTTGTTTGACTATTTTGCCTAGTAGTTTAGTATATCTCTTTGCTTCTGAAGTCGCACGTACAAAAGTCATTGTTGCCTGTCGTCTTTAATTCAAAGCTTGAAACTTCCATTTTTGCAGCTGATATTGTTTCGTGGAGTTGTTAACttgttatgtgtatatatatgttgatcACAAGCTCAAAGCTTTAGTTTAGTACCCGAGGTTCGAATCGGACTCGTCGTTGATCACAGTCTGGTAGATCAAacgatctctctctctacccAAGGTACTACGTTTCAGTTGATTTAGATTAAGTTTGCTGAGTTGCATTATGATTTTGATGATGATTAATGAGTTTCGATCTATCCTTCTAGGTTCTGCACATGTTAGatgaaaatattatcttaaGGCCTCTTATGTGAATTGAATAACGCGTTGCTTTGCTTTTGTTTCGGAATCCACTCGTTGGAGCTGCCTCTCGGGTCGTCTTCGTCCTACGGTGAGAAGATTTTGGGATCTAGCATAGAGGTGGCTCTTCTCTTGTTGTTTGTTCGACATAATTGACTGTTTGTGGTTACAACATCATGCAAGTGGTTACAACAGCGTCAGCTTAGAGCAGAtaactttattatttatatttgggAGAGTAAACAGGTACATTTACTTAATTAACCACAACATTCTGCTGCTTCCTTGTGCACTTTTTAGAAAGTGGTTTACCACAGAGTAACTCATTTCCAATGTAAATGGACGGATCTTTAAACTTCAGCTGCTTAGGTATGCTCCCCTCCAGTTTATTGTAAGAAAGATTCAGCGTATGGAGAGAAGATATCGCTGCCAAGCTCTGAGGAATAGCACCAGAAAACCTGTTACTTGATAGATCAAGCGTCTCCAGGTGACCAAGTTTCGAAATATTCCCGGGAATGCTTCCCGCGACGGAGTTTCTTGATAAATTCAAGATTCGAAGGTAAGTAAGGTCCAAGATCCCAGCTGGGATTTCTCCATACATGTTGTTTCCGGAAAGATTTATGCTATCGCGTATCTCTTGGTATTCATAGTACTCGTCGACGCTTTTACCTTGCACAATGGCTGTGAGATTGCCGATGCATTTTGGAACCGGGCCGGATAATTTGTTTTCTGAGAGGTCCAGAATGTGTAGACTCGGGGCGCTGCATAGATCATCTGGGATTTGACCATCAAAGGAGTTACTTGGCAAACGAAGCATGGACAGAGAAGACAGCTTACTTAGCCACGACGGAAGTTTCCCAGTCAGCTTGTTTCCTCCGAGATGAACGTGTGTAATGCCAGAGCAGTTCTGGAAAGTGTCTGGGATATTACCTTCCAATGCATTCTGGTTCAGAAGCAAGACGCTGAGACGAGGCAGCACGCAGAGAGACTCCGGTATTTGGCCTGATATGCTGTTCTCAGACGCGTCGATTTCGTAAAGCTCGGATGAAGGACGCCAGCATTTTGGGAGACTACCGGAGAAACGGTTGTTTCTTAGATTCAGGGTTTCCAGTCCGGTGAGTTCACATAGAGACGATGGGATTTTTCCGGTGAAACTGTTTTGAAAGAgttttatgtttttcaattGTGGCATCAAGACATGGATGTCAGCTGGAAGAGAACCCGAGAAGTTGTTCTGGTAAAGATAAAGCTCTGTTGCGTATGTTGTCCAGCGAGGGAAAGGGCCTTGGAAGTTGTTGGAGCTCAAATCAAAGGCTGCTAAATTTGGGAACACGAGATTTTGAGGTAACGTACCTTTGATTCTGTTGTTTTCTAGATACAGTTCAGTTACACCAGCAGCTATTATGGAGAACCAGCTGTGGGGTATTTTATCCGCAATCCCAGTGTTCCTGAGTGTGACGGAGTTGAGTTTGTTTTGTACTTGAAGCCACATTGGAAACGAAGGGCCGATCTGGCAGTTCTCGATTCTGATAAGCTCCAATCTGAAAGGAGGAACCCATGTTGATGGCACCTTAAAGACGAGAGATCTGTTTGCTTCAGTTGCGAGAGTGAAGCTTTTCAAGCTTCTAAGATTGACGAAATGAGACTTCAGCAGAACACCTTCCCACTTGTTCTCCATCAAGTTTAGATCCACAAGCTCCTCAAGCTTCCCCAAGCTTTCCGGGATCTTCCCGTTCATGGAGTTGAAAGAAAGATCAAGTTTCTTCAGTGACGCCATGTTTCCTACAGAGGAAGGGATCGAACCAGTGAAGGAATTGCCTGTAAGTTCCAGAATCTGTAGATTCCTCAACGCGCCAAGCGACTCAGGCAATGTCCCCTCTAAACGGTCGAACATTAGACTGAGAGAGAGCAAGCTGCTATTTCCTTTGTTCTTGGACAAGGCGTCAAGAAACCTGTGGATTTGACCTTCGAAAGAGTTTTCAGAAAGGTCAAGATGCTTCAGCTGAGGAAGGTCTCCAAGAACCGCTGGAATTTCTCCCGAGAGTTCATTCTTGGACAGATCTAGCGTCTCTAgaagcttcagcttcttgaatCCGGGGGAAATCGTTCCCTGGAGACGAACCGATTGGAGGAAAAGCTTTCTGAGGCTGGTGAGATCAAATAGCCAGTTGGGTATCGGTGAAATGAAAGAGTTTCGAGACAAATCAAGAACTTCAAGAAGCTTCAGATTCGCAGACGAAGAAGGGAAAGAGAGAGGTAAGTTCCAAATCTCACAGCTGAACAAATGCAACTCCTTCAGCTTCTCGAGTCTACTGAGATCCTCTAACCAGACTTCACCAGCACCTCTCAGACTCACAAACCCCATGTTGAGGTAAGTCAGTGAAGAAGAGAGACCTGAAAGCCACCCGAGGTTGCCTGAACGCAAATTTATGGTGAACAGATCGTCACTAAACGTCTGAGCGTACAGATCAAGAGACTCGAGCTTCGACAAATTCCCAAGACTGGCAGGAACTTCACCGGAAAACGATGAGAAAGAAAGATTCAGGTACCTTAGACTAACGATGTGGCCTAAAAACTCGGGGATCTCCGTGaagttgaaatcatttgaaCTCAAGTCCAGATAGCTCAAGAACTTGAGACGGGTCAAAGAAGGATTTATCATTCCCCCCAAGCTACCCTTTCTAAATTCACCATTACGCCTAAGTGTTTGATTCGGGTTTCTGAGATCAATCTTGATGACGTAGCTGGTTCTGCGGTCGCAGCCAACGCCGCGCCATTTGCAGCAGTCAGGTCCGGACCAAGAGGAGAGTCGACCAGAAGGATCAGTGAGTGATTGTTTGAAAGTGAGAAGAGCTTGGCGCTGGGAGGATATACATTTAGGACTATTAGATGCTGATCCCAAATCAGGTTTTTtgagaagaaagatgaaaaccagaaaggagaagaagaagcttggcCTGAGCTTGAGCTTGAGCTTGAGGTTCATACTTCAGTTTGATGTTGTTTTCGTTATGCTCTATTCATTTTGTCAAATGTTAATATATAGAGATGTGTTGAGAGTTGACGCAGACATGTTAGACCATCAgtacatgtatatatttaaatagacCACCattacatgtatatatttaaatacgAATATGGACACGTGAAAATTAGCTGGTGTGCATGGAAGTAAGTGCAGCTCGATATTGGAGCACCATCAAAGGGCTCGTGGTGATGTTTCGTGAGAAGGCCACTccttaatttaataataatagccctgttcgtttggttgccgcaggtttcGGCGTCAGCGGCGGCAGCAGCGTCAATGAGgacagttgttgttcgtttcgctgacgctgacgctgccgctgacGCTGCCGCATATCATATCGCGACCGCAGGTTTTATCGGCGTCAGCCGCAGGACGCAGCGTTCggacgctgccgctgccgccggttcctgcgtcaacgaaacgaacaagagttgacgcagaatgttgacgctgccgctgccgccggtacctgcggcaaccaaacgaacagccctaatactaataaaatgtggttatgaatatatattttcttagaacatttctttttaaaatgtgGATCTTGCCTATTACTCTCACCGACACAAATTTAATATAAGTTCGAATATGTTTGGATGCCTCTATGGACATTTAAAAGCATTCAAATTTAGTTTCTTTCGGGACTACGGCAGTTTCATGGTCAGCTTGTTGGAGAAAAACTTCAATCCCAACTGTCCTTATGACTTATCCCACCATACTCCTCATTGATCGCGGAGGTGTTCGAGAGtttctgttgttgttgtttgtgggCATTTCTTGAATCATACGAGACTTCTTGGACTGTTGGTTAATGTTATGGCGGACCTGACATCAATTATGAACTTAGAATCGATGAAATTTTTTAGCCCCTCAGTCTTATAAAAAGACAAGtttaaacaagttttttttttgacaagaaTCAAAATTCTGTGGCGTCAATCTATTATTCTGAAAGTTATATGCAATGCAAAAAATATAGAGAATTTAAATATGCAGTGcaaaaacatatacaaaaattttaaaatatgctaTATGCAATgcaaaaaatatacaaaatttaaatatgcaGTTGAATCTTGTTTGGATTATAGTATGTGTACAGTTATTTTTTgtcaagaatcaaaattttgtggCGTCACTCTATTATTCTGAAAGTTATATACAATgcaaaaaatatacaaaatttaaatatgcagtgcaaaaaacatatacaaaatGTGCTTTCATTGAGAGTTGAACTCAAGACCTCCCGCTTACTAAACGGGTgctctaaccaactgagctatGAAAGCTTTTGGACATTGCATCAACAAATCCTAATATATTTCATACAGAAATTCTGATTTGTTTATTGATAATAAAGAAAGGAAAAACTGGTTGTATTTGAACACTGGAAGAGACTATGGACTCAAAGATTGTAATCTAGATCAGTTCATGGAACGCAGACTAGACTCTGTTTAGGAATCAATTGTACTTTTACTCCTTGCTTTCTTTCTTCTGTCTCCATACTCTGTTTCATGTTTAAATAAACCCAAGAAGAAAGCGATGAGAGCACTTGGAATCGTTACAAGGAGATTAACATTTATATAGGTTTTCCGGTGTTTGGATGGACCAGGGACAAATACAGGTGGGATCATGTTCATGTGGATCCGTTGCTATGTGAGTAATGTATCGTGCTTGTCCCAATGCTTCTACTAGAAGAACTGTTGTCATCCCTTTGAGCGCACCAAGTCCGTTTTCCACTTCATTCAAACGCTCTGGAACGCTACCGAGTAAGCTACGTTTGGATCAATATCTGCGTACTTCTGCATCATACTCAAGGACAATGCCATCAAACAGTATATCAGTGTGATTACTCACGTTGAACCTTGTTAACCTAATGGGTATACTGTAGAGAATGGTAAGAGTAAAAGATTAGAAGAATTGTATATTGACTCTCATAATGATAAAGCTTATACATAGATGTACAacttatatatgaatataagaatataaacgTTAAGCCTAGTTTCTTtaactaaatatatacatatctcaATAATAATATTcacaattatgttttatatcttCATGATTCTCAATATACTATCTAACCCTCCATATGCAAAATACATAACTGCAACTGCTCGGAACACGCCCTATGGTTTCACTCCACAAGGCAAGACAAATTCGAGGTGTCAGCCTGGATAATGAAGTAACAGATACTGATCACCCAACATTTTATATAACATAGAAGAATGAATGACCGTTACAATTGTAAAAATCTCGAATCAGACAAAAAGTGGTAGCTTGCTGTGGTATGCAGAAGGAATTCAAATAGCCAAGAACTCATATTCTACCGCTTCTGTAGTCATGTTCATCCTCATTTTGTTGCCAAGATCGGTTACTACAGAACCAAGGGCTTCAAACAGAAGATGAGACATATCTGCAACTATAAAAGTATGCATCTGGTTCCCAACCGTAATCCAACTGTATTTCGGCTGTTTCTTcaactctctcttcttcatcttcatcttcatcttcattctcATCTCTACAGCTTCCTCCCCTTTCCCACTCGCCGAATATAGATTAGACATCATTACATAGGTCCCAGCATCATCCGTACCTGTTTCTATAATCTTCTTCGCTACCTCCTTAAAATACTAACTTCTCCGTGAACATTACAAGCGGACAAGAGCGCTCCATAGATGGGAAGCAACCATTGTTTTGAAGAGTTTGAATTCCAACGAAAACTTATCGATATAATATTTACTGCATACGTCTACTATAAACTTTACTTTGGTTCAGTAGTAAATTCGTTAGCTCGTAAGACCATCATTATTGGTAAGTGtccttatttgtttatttttttcgattaaaaaaaaattaaaaacgaaccaatcacgggccgccacgtgtccgTGAAGCCCGCGAACAGTACAAGGACCAAACTAAAAGACTTCTTATTTAGGGACATTTCCCTTCGATTTTGGTGTTTTTGTAAG encodes:
- the LOC106437841 gene encoding receptor-like protein EIX1; amino-acid sequence: MNLKLKLKLRPSFFFSFLVFIFLLKKPDLGSASNSPKCISSQRQALLTFKQSLTDPSGRLSSWSGPDCCKWRGVGCDRRTSYVIKIDLRNPNQTLRRNGEFRKGSLGGMINPSLTRLKFLSYLDLSSNDFNFTEIPEFLGHIVSLRYLNLSFSSFSGEVPASLGNLSKLESLDLYAQTFSDDLFTINLRSGNLGWLSGLSSSLTYLNMGFVSLRGAGEVWLEDLSRLEKLKELHLFSCEIWNLPLSFPSSSANLKLLEVLDLSRNSFISPIPNWLFDLTSLRKLFLQSVRLQGTISPGFKKLKLLETLDLSKNELSGEIPAVLGDLPQLKHLDLSENSFEGQIHRFLDALSKNKGNSSLLSLSLMFDRLEGTLPESLGALRNLQILELTGNSFTGSIPSSVGNMASLKKLDLSFNSMNGKIPESLGKLEELVDLNLMENKWEGVLLKSHFVNLRSLKSFTLATEANRSLVFKVPSTWVPPFRLELIRIENCQIGPSFPMWLQVQNKLNSVTLRNTGIADKIPHSWFSIIAAGVTELYLENNRIKGTLPQNLVFPNLAAFDLSSNNFQGPFPRWTTYATELYLYQNNFSGSLPADIHVLMPQLKNIKLFQNSFTGKIPSSLCELTGLETLNLRNNRFSGSLPKCWRPSSELYEIDASENSISGQIPESLCVLPRLSVLLLNQNALEGNIPDTFQNCSGITHVHLGGNKLTGKLPSWLSKLSSLSMLRLPSNSFDGQIPDDLCSAPSLHILDLSENKLSGPVPKCIGNLTAIVQGKSVDEYYEYQEIRDSINLSGNNMYGEIPAGILDLTYLRILNLSRNSVAGSIPGNISKLGHLETLDLSSNRFSGAIPQSLAAISSLHTLNLSYNKLEGSIPKQLKFKDPSIYIGNELLCGKPLSKKCTRKQQNVVVN